Proteins encoded together in one Telopea speciosissima isolate NSW1024214 ecotype Mountain lineage chromosome 4, Tspe_v1, whole genome shotgun sequence window:
- the LOC122657922 gene encoding cullin-1, whose amino-acid sequence MTMPERKTIDLEQGWEFMQKGITKLKNILEGLPETQFSSEDYMMLYTTIYNMCTQKPPHDYSQQLYDKYRESFEEYITSTVLPSLREKHDEFMLRELVKRWSNHKVMVRWLSRFFHYLDRYFIARRSLPALNEVGLTCFRDLVYKEINGKVRDAVISLIDQEREGEQIDRALLKNVLDIFVEIGMGLMDYYENDFEAAMLKDTGAYYSRKASNWILEDSCPDYMLKAEECLKREKDRVSHYLHSTSEPKLLERVQNELLSVYTNQLLEKEHSGCHALLRDDKVEDLSRMYRLFCRITRGLDPVSNIFKQHVTAEGTALVKQAEDAASNKKAEKKDVVGLQEQVFVRKVIDLHDKYLAYVNDCFLNHSLFHKALKEAFEVFCNKGVAGSSSAELLATFCDNILKKGGSEKLSDEAIEETLEKVVKLLAYISDKDLFAEFYRKKLARRLLFDKSANDDHERSILTKLKQQCGGQFTSKMEGMVTDLTLARENQANFEEYLSSNSAANPGIDLTVTVLTTGFWPSYKSFDLNLPAEMVKCVEVFKEFYQTKTKHRKLTWIYSLGTCNINGKFEPKTMELIVTTYQASALLLFNASDRLSYSEIMAQLNLTDDDVVRLLHSLSCAKYKILEKEPNTKTISPTDYFEFNTKFTDKMRRIKIPLPPVDEKKKVIEDVDKDRRYAIDASIVRIMKSRKVLGHQQLVMECVEQLGRMFKPDFKAIKKRIEDLITRDYLERDKDNPNTFRYLA is encoded by the exons ATGACGATGCCTGAGCGCAAAACCATTGACTTAGAGCAAGGATGGGAGTTCATGCAGAAGGGTATCACGAAGCTCAAGAACATTCTAGAAGGACTTCCTGAGACACAGTTCAGCTCTGAGGATTACATGATGCTCTACAC AACCATCTACAACATGTGCACTCAGAAGCCCCCTCATGATTATTCCCAACAGCTTTATGACAAGTACAGAGAGTCTTTCGAAGAGTACATTACTTCAACG GTATTGCCTTCTTTAAGGGAGAAGCATGATGAATTTATGTTGAGAGAGCTTGTGAAAAGATGGTCAAATCATAAGGTTATGGTCAGGTGGCTTTCACGTTTCTTCCATTACCTCGATCGATACTTTATTGCTAGGAGGTCGCTTCCTGCACTTAATGAAGTTGGACTCACTTGCTTCCGTGAtctg GTTTACAAGGAGATAAATGGGAAAGTCAGAGATGCTGTAATATCTTTG ATTGATCAAGAGCGTGAAGGAGAACAGATTGACCGAGCATTATTGAAGAATGTTCTAgatatctttgttgaaattggAATGGGGCTAATGGATTATTATGAGAATGACTTTGAAGCAGCCATGCTTAAAGATACTGGTGCTTATTATTCTCGTAAGGCTTCAAATTGGATTCTGGAGGATTCTTGTCCTGATTATATGCTGAAG GCTGAGGAGTGCTTAAAACGGGAGAAGGATCGGGTTTCTCATTACTTGCATTCTACCAGTGAACCAAAATTATTGGAG AGGGTGCAAAATGAGTTGTTGTCCGTGTATACAAACCAGTTGCTTGAAAAAGAACACTCTGGATGCCATGCATTGCTTAGAGATGACAAG GTGGAGGATTTGTCAAGGATGTATAGACTCTTCTGTAGAATTACTCGCGGGTTGGATCCCGTTTCGAATATATTTAAACAG CATGTTACTGCCGAAGGTACGGCTTTGGTCAAACAAGCAGAGGATGCCGCAAGTAACAAGAAG GCAGAGAAGAAAGATGTGGTTGGTCTGCAAGAACAG GTTTTTGTGAGGAAAGTAATTGATCTGCATGACAAGTACTTGGCATATGTTAACGACTGCTTCTTGAACCACTCTCTATTTCACAAG GCACTCAAAGAGGCCTTTGAGGTTTTCTGCAACAAGGGTGTTGCTGGCAGCTCAAGTGCAGAATTACTGGCAACTTTCTGTGATAATATTCTAAAGAAGGGTGGGAGTGAGAAGCTGAGTGATGAAGCAATTGAGGAAACACTTGAGAAG GTAGTAAAGCTGCTTGCCTACATCAGTGATAAGGACCTCTTTGCAGAATTTTACAG GAAAAAGCTTGCTCGCAGGCTGCTTTTTGACAAGAGTGCTAATGATGATCATGAAAGGAGTATTCTGACCAAATTGAAGCAGCAATGCGGTGGACAATTTACTTCAAAGATGGAGGGAATG GTCACAGATTTAACATTGGCAAGGGAAAATCAGGCAaactttgaggaatatttgagtAGTAATTCGGCTGCAAATCCCGGGATTGATTTGACAGTAACAGTTTTAACCACTGGATTCTGGCCAAGCTATAAATCTTTCGATCTCAATCTTCCAGCAGAGATG GTTAAGTGTGTTGAGGTTTTTAAGGAATTCtatcaaacaaaaacaaagcatAGAAAACTTACATGGATATACTCATTGGGTACTTGTAACATCAATGGAAAATTTGAACCGAAAACCATGGAGCTAATTGTGACAACTTATCAG GCCTCTGCCTTGCTGCTATTCAATGCTTCAGACAGATTGAGTTATTCAGAAATCATGGCTCAGTTGAACTTAACAGACGATGATGTAGTTCGACTACTACATTCCCTATCTTGTGCAAAATACAAAATTCTTGAAAAAGAGCCAAACACCAAAACCATCTCTCCAACTGACTATTTTGAGTTCAATACCAAGTTTACTGACAAAATGAGGAGGATTAAG ATTCCACTACCTCCTGtcgatgagaagaagaaggtgattgAGGATGTTGACAAGGATAGGCGATATGCGATTGATGCCTCAATAGTGCGCATAATGAAGAGTCGGAAGGTTTTGGGTCATCAACAGTTGGTGATGGAGTGTGTGGAGCAGCTTGGGCGCATGTTCAAG CCTGACTTCAAAGCAATCAAGAAGCGGATTGAAGACCTAATCACCCGAGATTATCTGGAGAGGGACAAGGACAATCCCAACACGTTCAGATATTTGGCCTGA
- the LOC122657712 gene encoding pentatricopeptide repeat-containing protein At4g15720, with protein MKTPTIRRILLSISRPYTYTSLQNFVSLSSSKATQFVQQLQQSHDLESVISIHSNLLQLGFLRDTFTANHLINGYVRLRRLDDAFQMFEEMPDPNVVSWTSLMSGYIDTGKPQIAFWLFERMIGSSAKPNAFTFATMVNACSVLADIENGRKLHAWIEVLGFQSNLVVCTAMVNMYGKSNNVDDARRIFDVMTYRNIVSWTSMVAAYAQNARSHDALQLFGEFIQFMYDPPNHFMLASVINACASLGRLVMGKVTHAVVIRRGHHVNDVVATALVDMYAKCGCFDYSDKVFRHMPNPCVIPYTSMIVGAAKHGLGKLSLDLFEEMLERGIRPNDVTFVGVLHACSHSGLVNVGLEHLHSMYKKHGIMPGVKHYMCAVDMLGRAGCLDEAYQLARTIRAEADDGAILWGSLLSTSRTHGNLDLALEAGQKLIELNRQVAASYVTMSNTYASAGKWENVHRIRSEMKRQNVYKEPGCSWIEVKEAIYVFYAGDVLSCVRGNEVVHLLRELEVKMKERGYVQSSNGLVSIDVEDEAKETILSLHSERLALGFGLITIPEGVTIRIMKNLRMCRACHEAFKLISEIVKRDFVVRDVNRFHHFKDGFCNCKDYW; from the coding sequence ATGAAGACACCGACAATAAGACGAATACTCCTCTCCATCTCACGCCCATACACATATACTTCCCTCCAAAACTTCGTTTCACTTTCCAGTTCGAAAGCTACCCAATTTgttcaacaactccaacaatCTCACGATTTGGAATCCGTAATCTCCATTCACTCCAACCTTTTACAACTTGGATTCTTAAGAGACACTTTTACCGCCAATCATCTCATCAATGGATATGTCAGATTGCGGAGGTTGGACGATGCATTTCAGATGTTCGAAGAAATGCCTGATCCAAACGTCGTCTCTTGGACTTCTCTTATGTCTGGGTATATCGACACAGGCAAGCCCCAGATTGCTTTTTGGCTCTTTGAAAGAATGATTGGAAGTTCTGCTAAGCCCAATGCCTTCACCTTTGCCACCATGGTTAATGCTTGCTCTGTTCTTGCCGACATTGAAAATGGAAGGAAACTCCATGCTTGGATTGAGGTGTTGGGCTTCCAATCCAACCTTGTAGTTTGCACAGCCATGGTTAACATGTATGGAAAATCCAACAATGTCGATGATGCTCGCCGGATTTTTGATGTAATGACTTATCGTAACATTGTTTCTTGGACTTCAATGGTTGCTGCTTATGCCCAGAATGCACGAAGCCATGATGCACTCCAGCTCTTTGGAGAATTCATCCAGTTTATGTATGATCCGCCAAACCATTTCATGTTGGCGAGTGTAATCAATGCTTGTGCAAGCTTGGGTAGGTTAGTCATGGGGAAAGTGACACACGCTGTGGTCATTCGTCGTGGCCACCATGTTAATGATGTGGTTGCCACTGCACTTGTTGACATGTACGCAAAATGTGGATGTTTTGATTATTCTGACAAAGTTTTCCGGCACATGCCGAACCCATGTGTAATACCTTATACCTCAATGATAGTTGGAGCGGCAAAACATGGACTTGGGAAGCTCTCCCTCGACCTCTTTGAAGAGATGCTCGAAAGAGGAATAAGACCTAATGATGTTACCTTTGTTGGGGTCTTACATGCTTGTAGCCATTCCGGTCTCGTCAACGTAGGCCTTGAACACTTACACTCAATGTATAAAAAACATGGTATAATGCCTGGTGTGAAACACTACATGTGTGCCGTTGATATGCTTGGCCGTGCTGGCTGTCTGGATGAGGCTTACCAGTTAGCAAGGACAATACGGGCAGAAGCTGATGATGGAGCAATTCTTTGGGGCTCGCTGCTATCAACTAGCAGGACCCATGGAAACCTAGATCTTGCTCTAGAGGCTGGTCAGAAGCTAATAGAATTGAACAGACAAGTTGCAGCTTCATATGTGACAATGTCAAACACTTATGCATCAGCAGGGAAGTGGGAAAATGTTCACAGAATCCGGTCTGAAATGAAGCGACAAAATGTCTACAAAGAACCCGGCTGCAGTTGGATTGAGGTTAAGGAAGCCATATATGTCTTCTATGCTGGAGATGTATTGTCATGCGTACGGGGAAATGAGGTGGTTCACTTATTGAGGGAATTAGAAgtaaaaatgaaagagagaggCTATGTTCAAAGTAGTAATGGTTTGGTGTCTATAGATGtggaggatgaagcaaaggagACAATTTTGAGTCTTCACAGTGAGAGGTTAGCTTTGGGGTTTGGGTTGATTACCATTCCTGAAGGTGTGACCATTAGAATTATGAAGAACTTGAGAATGTGTAGAGCCTGTCACGAGGCCTTTAAGCTAATCAGTGAGATTGTGAAGAGGGATTTTGTTGTGAGGGATGTGAATAGATTTCATCATTTCAAAGATGGGTTTTGCAATTGCAAAGATTATTGGTAA